A stretch of DNA from Clostridia bacterium:
GCTCGCGCCTCCTCGGAATGACAGCCAAACTGCCTTCATTAAAATAATATAAAAAGGGAGAAAACGAAAATGGAAATGAAGTTTTACAGATGCGAAGTATGCGGCCAGATAGTCGCGATCGTCAAGAAGACCGGCGCGCCCGTGGTTTGCTGCGGCAAGCCGATGCAGGAGATAGTCGCCGGCTCGGTCGACGCCTCCGCCGAGAAGCACGTTCCCGTCGTCGCCCGCGAAGGCGGCGTAGTGACAGTTTCCGTCGGCAGCGCCGCGCATCCGATGGCCGAGGAGCACTACATAGAGTGGGTCGCCCTCAAAACCAAGAGCGGCAATCAGCGCAAGGCGCTGAAGCCCGGCGACGAGCCGAAGGCGGTCTTCTATATCGCCGAGGACGACGAGATCGAAGCGGCGTACGCGTACTGCAATCTCCACGGCCTCTGGAAAGCGTAAAAGCGGATCTTTCCGGCGCAGATTCGCGAATCTGCGCCGAAGGCGCAATACCACTCGCCCGAAGGGCGAATAC
This window harbors:
- a CDS encoding desulfoferrodoxin FeS4 iron-binding domain-containing protein translates to MKFYRCEVCGQIVAIVKKTGAPVVCCGKPMQEIVAGSVDASAEKHVPVVAREGGVVTVSVGSAAHPMAEEHYIEWVALKTKSGNQRKALKPGDEPKAVFYIAEDDEIEAAYAYCNLHGLWKA